The following are encoded together in the Methylomonas methanica MC09 genome:
- a CDS encoding sensor histidine kinase produces the protein MKPNKEEACVEFETKPLTWLGARDSPYGNEITAKLATKRPTEIALYSAFQINICTFLAILLCNFGLNVISACIYLGCAYILISLNAWQQLYKYKKDPNQVNTVISTELQEDFAIAVCLPINIMAEQSANPIIALILVMAFLSLQAVISIKPFSGFILSKITLFSAGISYVLIIKHQYSSDAAVLFPLTTMFVLMLCVGYWLYIRQVRLLHLTFKQHHLQRMLAEKNLNLDQLNKLREKLVRQIGHDLRQPINSLSYAIFNMKLDRLTDSQKEQIDIASRSISAANYLIEEILRTSIQESDQPVFVHKETFEIGHVLYSLGKEFCPIIQGDNGSLKVVHSSYPVFSDYQIIERILRNFLSNAFTHAKGAKVLLGVRRTAAMLEIQVIDRGPGMPRELLDKACEEFTQGENSAEQGGLGLGLNIAKSLARAIDGDIVVNSTLGRGTCCSLRIPVTIPLPSLHTSV, from the coding sequence ATGAAACCAAATAAAGAAGAAGCATGCGTAGAGTTTGAAACAAAACCACTGACTTGGCTAGGTGCCAGGGACAGTCCCTATGGCAATGAAATCACAGCTAAACTGGCCACAAAAAGACCGACAGAAATTGCGTTATATTCAGCTTTTCAAATAAATATCTGTACATTTTTAGCCATATTGCTGTGTAACTTCGGTTTAAATGTGATCTCCGCCTGCATATATCTCGGATGCGCTTACATCCTGATTAGCTTAAATGCTTGGCAACAATTGTATAAATATAAAAAAGACCCTAATCAAGTTAACACCGTCATATCCACAGAACTTCAGGAAGATTTTGCTATCGCCGTTTGTTTGCCTATTAATATCATGGCGGAGCAATCAGCGAATCCAATTATCGCATTGATATTGGTAATGGCCTTTTTATCGCTACAGGCTGTAATTTCTATAAAACCTTTCTCCGGATTTATTCTTAGTAAAATTACGCTATTTTCTGCAGGCATCTCTTATGTTCTTATTATAAAGCATCAATATTCGTCTGATGCTGCTGTATTATTTCCATTGACCACAATGTTTGTGCTCATGCTGTGTGTTGGATATTGGCTTTATATTCGCCAGGTCAGGCTTTTACATTTAACCTTTAAGCAGCACCATCTGCAAAGGATGCTGGCTGAGAAAAACCTGAATTTGGACCAATTGAATAAACTGCGAGAGAAATTAGTCAGACAGATCGGTCATGATTTACGGCAGCCCATTAATTCGCTAAGTTACGCCATTTTTAATATGAAGCTTGACCGGCTTACGGATTCTCAAAAAGAACAGATCGATATTGCCTCACGCTCAATAAGCGCTGCAAACTATCTTATCGAAGAAATATTAAGAACATCTATTCAAGAAAGCGATCAGCCCGTTTTTGTACACAAGGAGACCTTTGAGATTGGACACGTTTTGTATAGTTTAGGAAAGGAATTCTGCCCGATTATTCAAGGCGATAATGGCTCTTTAAAGGTTGTTCATTCGTCATATCCTGTCTTCTCAGACTATCAAATTATCGAACGCATTCTAAGAAATTTTCTTTCTAACGCGTTTACTCACGCCAAAGGCGCAAAAGTGCTGCTCGGTGTGCGACGAACAGCTGCGATGCTGGAAATACAGGTTATAGACCGTGGTCCAGGCATGCCGCGGGAACTACTGGACAAAGCGTGCGAAGAATTTACTCAGGGTGAAAACTCCGCCGAACAGGGTGGACTGGGCCTGGGTTTGAATATCGCGAAAAGCTTGGCTCGAGCTATTGACGGCGACATTGTGGTTAACAGTACTTTGGGACGGGGTACTTGTTGCTCATTACGTATTCCAGTCACTATCCCATTACCCTCGCTCCATACGTCGGTTTGA
- a CDS encoding response regulator transcription factor has product MQAGKEIWIIDDHQLFSAGMKHLLNSVAAHHDIKCFNHPNSAMSEVGVMASLVIMDFYIPGVDTLNWISEFVKSYPNTPLVIISSSISLIDKKNCLLAGATAYYPKHSPPEITLERLKLHIERNTTGEDVELEFPVCQNNLTARQVEILIQVARGHSNKKIAKILGVSPETVKSHIATIYKTISCTTRDEAVDWAREKGFL; this is encoded by the coding sequence ATGCAAGCAGGTAAAGAAATATGGATCATCGATGACCATCAGCTATTTAGCGCAGGCATGAAGCATTTACTGAATTCAGTCGCGGCTCATCATGACATCAAGTGCTTTAATCATCCAAATTCCGCAATGTCCGAAGTAGGTGTAATGGCATCACTTGTCATTATGGACTTTTATATTCCAGGCGTAGACACCCTTAACTGGATTAGTGAGTTTGTAAAATCTTATCCGAACACACCTCTGGTGATCATTAGCTCATCGATAAGCCTGATCGACAAAAAAAATTGCTTGTTGGCCGGCGCTACGGCCTACTATCCGAAGCATTCACCACCTGAAATCACGCTAGAACGTTTAAAACTGCACATTGAGCGCAACACTACCGGCGAAGACGTAGAGCTCGAATTCCCTGTTTGCCAGAACAATCTTACGGCAAGGCAGGTGGAAATTCTTATTCAGGTGGCCCGAGGACACTCTAATAAGAAAATCGCAAAAATTCTTGGTGTATCGCCCGAAACAGTCAAATCACACATCGCAACAATTTATAAAACAATCTCATGTACAACTCGAGATGAGGCGGTTGATTGGGCTAGAGAAAAGGGTTTTTTATAA
- a CDS encoding TonB-dependent receptor plug domain-containing protein: MFKNDCNQKNIHKRRIGALLPLGAVLCGTAFAAEPVPVDDQEVVMDDVKVKAARDKKINRFKADKSSTGSKIEQDLRDIPQSISVVKKELIESQNAFNLTDALRNVSGLTIAAGESRRTGDSITLCGFSANSDQYLDGVKDNGQYSRDTFFIEKAEVLKGASSILFGRGGAIGVTLAVNFD, translated from the coding sequence ATGTTCAAGAATGACTGTAATCAGAAGAATATCCACAAAAGGCGGATCGGCGCATTGTTACCGCTGGGCGCCGTGCTGTGCGGGACGGCCTTTGCCGCCGAACCCGTTCCTGTCGACGACCAAGAAGTCGTCATGGATGATGTCAAGGTCAAGGCCGCCCGCGATAAAAAAATCAACCGTTTCAAAGCCGACAAATCCAGCACCGGCAGTAAAATAGAACAAGACTTGCGCGACATTCCGCAATCGATCAGCGTCGTTAAAAAAGAACTGATCGAATCGCAAAACGCCTTTAACCTGACCGACGCCCTGCGCAACGTCAGCGGCTTAACCATAGCCGCCGGTGAGAGTCGACGCACCGGCGATTCCATCACGCTATGCGGCTTTTCCGCCAATTCCGACCAGTATCTGGACGGCGTCAAAGACAACGGCCAATACAGCCGCGACACCTTCTTTATCGAAAAAGCCGAAGTACTGAAAGGCGCCTCGTCGATTTTGTTCGGCCGCGGCGGCGCCATCGGCGTAACTTTGGCGGTGAATTTCGATTAA
- a CDS encoding PocR ligand-binding domain-containing protein translates to MKYQFRDIFDIPLLTSLCERFSMVRGTTIALLDLEGRVHIATGWQTICTQSHRVNSDSARRCTESDTVLAGQLAKGEKYNLYKCKNGLVDVAVPVIVGGEHVGNFFTGQFFFDTPDIEYFVKQASQFGFDEQTYLSMLSAVPIQSEDETRKIMDFLVELTQVIGEMGLEKLRKLENEEHVRQELERQVIERTYQLQQAKEMAESANTAKSVFLATMSHEIRTPLNAILGFSNLLLTDQSLTQDQRENLSIIHRSGEHLLNLINDILDMAKIEAGKVQLETKSCDLVNMVDDIANMMRAHAIEKGLQLILIKDPDLCRYIEVDSQKLRQIIINLCSNAIKFTQRGGVVLRMAIERDNQNAHLMIEVEDSGIGINTDDQARLFQPFVRVGTPNSQKGTGLGLAIVREYVELMGGKIAVRSKPEEGTVFTLTIPVLTIEQPLVGLNTANQAKVIGLQAGQPEYRILIVEDQKENRILLKRLLENVGFVVSLATNGLEGVEQFQSFHPHFIWMDMRMPVMDGLEATKKIRALDGGQQVKIATLTASAFTEQRDEMLASGSDDFLRKPYRPDEIFDCLTKHLGVKFVYAPNPLEHDCSVEASNLSSSKIPEDLRNELCRSLLIGNTKQLSEVIESINRYDPKFSQAIMPYISNFNYQPLLNAMEVDKTLLT, encoded by the coding sequence ATGAAATATCAATTTCGGGATATTTTTGACATACCGCTGCTTACTAGCCTTTGCGAGAGATTTTCAATGGTTAGGGGCACGACGATCGCGTTGCTAGACCTTGAAGGCAGGGTTCATATCGCTACCGGTTGGCAAACTATTTGTACCCAATCTCACCGTGTAAATTCCGACTCAGCGCGACGCTGCACTGAAAGCGATACGGTACTTGCGGGCCAATTGGCAAAAGGCGAAAAGTATAATCTTTACAAATGTAAGAACGGTCTGGTTGATGTGGCCGTTCCCGTTATTGTTGGAGGTGAACATGTCGGCAACTTTTTCACCGGCCAATTTTTCTTTGATACTCCGGATATCGAATATTTTGTAAAACAGGCAAGCCAATTCGGGTTCGATGAACAGACGTATTTATCGATGCTTTCCGCAGTGCCTATCCAGAGTGAAGATGAAACTCGAAAAATCATGGATTTTCTAGTGGAACTGACCCAGGTTATCGGAGAAATGGGCTTGGAAAAGCTCCGTAAACTGGAGAATGAAGAGCATGTTCGTCAGGAATTGGAGCGACAAGTTATTGAGCGTACTTATCAGTTACAACAGGCAAAGGAAATGGCTGAATCCGCGAATACCGCCAAGAGCGTATTTTTAGCAACGATGAGTCATGAAATTCGTACACCGTTGAATGCCATTCTCGGTTTTTCGAATTTGCTGTTGACCGACCAATCACTCACTCAAGACCAGCGCGAAAATTTAAGCATTATTCACAGAAGCGGTGAGCATTTGCTGAATCTGATCAATGACATATTGGATATGGCAAAGATCGAAGCCGGAAAAGTTCAGTTAGAAACCAAAAGTTGCGATCTGGTTAATATGGTCGATGACATCGCGAACATGATGCGCGCGCATGCCATCGAAAAAGGTCTACAACTAATTTTAATTAAAGATCCCGATCTCTGCCGATATATTGAAGTCGATAGCCAAAAACTACGGCAAATCATAATTAATTTATGCAGCAATGCCATCAAATTCACCCAACGCGGTGGCGTGGTATTACGCATGGCGATAGAGCGCGATAATCAAAACGCCCATTTAATGATCGAGGTCGAAGATAGTGGAATCGGTATTAACACCGACGATCAAGCCCGACTTTTTCAACCGTTTGTGCGAGTTGGAACACCAAACTCCCAAAAAGGTACGGGGCTCGGATTGGCTATCGTGCGCGAATATGTCGAACTGATGGGGGGCAAAATCGCCGTTCGCAGTAAACCGGAGGAAGGCACTGTATTCACGCTGACAATTCCTGTTTTAACCATTGAACAACCCTTGGTAGGCTTGAACACCGCCAATCAGGCGAAAGTAATAGGTCTACAAGCGGGACAACCCGAATATCGGATTTTGATCGTTGAAGACCAAAAGGAAAACCGCATATTGCTAAAACGTTTGTTGGAAAACGTAGGTTTTGTTGTATCGCTAGCAACGAATGGACTCGAAGGCGTCGAACAATTCCAAAGTTTTCATCCACATTTTATTTGGATGGACATGCGCATGCCAGTGATGGACGGTTTAGAAGCCACTAAGAAAATCCGCGCGCTCGACGGTGGGCAACAGGTAAAAATTGCTACCTTGACCGCCTCGGCCTTCACGGAACAACGCGATGAAATGCTGGCATCCGGGTCGGATGATTTTCTCCGCAAACCCTACCGCCCAGATGAAATATTCGATTGCCTGACAAAGCATTTAGGCGTCAAATTCGTTTATGCACCTAACCCACTCGAACATGATTGTTCCGTAGAGGCTTCTAATCTTTCATCTTCAAAAATACCCGAAGATTTAAGAAACGAATTATGCCGGAGTCTGTTGATTGGTAATACTAAGCAGCTATCCGAAGTGATAGAAAGCATTAATCGATACGACCCAAAATTTAGCCAAGCTATTATGCCTTATATTAGTAACTTTAATTATCAGCCTTTGTTGAATGCAATGGAAGTCGATAAAACCTTATTAACATGA
- a CDS encoding PAS domain-containing protein, translating into MTGNIIVVDDDQTSLKLLDNILSACNYSIRLFVSGDLALRSMHAAKPDLILLDIRMPNMNGLEICQKLKRDERLKDIPVIFLSAATDIEDKIKAFQAGGVDYITKPFHTEEILARVATHLKLHSALNELQTISTELRYSEARYRSVLEDQTEIISRFLPDGTFLFVNAVYCRLFGKSANELIGQRWQPIAHPDDVPMIETKLREMSPDNSVVTIENRVRIGNGDIHWMQFVNRGFYDADGTLKEIQSVGRDITELKETELNLRESDEALQRAQSVARIGSFTLDNNSETSRISKETARLFDLGDKGVTSFAEWFARVHPDDQAAVETAWRNALKGEPYYDMTYRIIVRGVVSWIRALVELRFDDQGQLAHAVGTVQDISDLKQIESNLRESDERLEMALAGSSLVLWDWNIPERKVTVGNRWHELLGYSQDELGNDEDDWMNLINPSDQESFNKKLSSHLQGETACFESEHRLRHKDGRWVAVEARGKVTLRDKGNAPLRMVGTILDVTQRKRLNKDGISLLKQIEALIRETSTPSPAKEVRSNAAEALTKRQRQILGLIAIGMTSAEIGKQLHLSTPTIISHRRNLMSKLDLHSTAEVTRFAIDHGLLATK; encoded by the coding sequence ATGACGGGTAATATTATTGTCGTTGACGACGACCAAACCTCTCTTAAATTACTGGATAATATTCTTAGCGCCTGTAATTATTCAATCCGTTTGTTCGTAAGCGGGGATTTAGCCCTTCGGTCAATGCATGCTGCCAAACCTGATCTGATTCTTTTGGATATTCGTATGCCAAATATGAATGGATTGGAAATTTGTCAAAAACTAAAGAGGGATGAACGACTGAAAGACATTCCTGTGATTTTTCTCAGCGCCGCAACCGATATCGAGGACAAAATAAAAGCTTTTCAAGCTGGAGGCGTCGATTACATCACCAAACCTTTTCACACAGAGGAAATACTGGCAAGAGTGGCGACGCATTTAAAGCTTCACTCAGCGCTAAATGAATTGCAGACAATAAGTACAGAATTGCGCTATAGCGAAGCACGTTACCGGTCGGTCTTGGAAGATCAAACCGAGATCATTTCCCGGTTCTTGCCGGACGGCACTTTTCTATTTGTCAATGCCGTCTATTGTCGGCTGTTTGGAAAATCTGCCAATGAGCTGATCGGCCAACGTTGGCAACCAATAGCTCATCCTGACGACGTCCCTATGATAGAGACCAAATTGCGTGAGATGTCGCCGGACAACAGCGTCGTTACCATTGAAAATCGAGTGCGGATTGGCAATGGCGACATACACTGGATGCAATTCGTCAACCGAGGGTTCTACGATGCCGATGGAACACTCAAAGAAATTCAGTCAGTAGGTCGTGATATCACTGAGCTCAAGGAAACGGAATTAAACCTGCGCGAAAGCGATGAAGCACTGCAACGAGCCCAGTCCGTAGCGCGAATCGGCAGTTTTACGCTGGACAACAACTCTGAAACGTCCAGAATTTCGAAAGAGACGGCGCGATTATTCGACCTGGGCGATAAGGGCGTCACGTCATTCGCTGAATGGTTCGCGCGCGTGCATCCCGATGACCAAGCCGCAGTGGAAACAGCTTGGCGGAACGCCCTAAAAGGTGAGCCTTATTATGATATGACTTATCGCATTATCGTACGCGGAGTGGTTTCCTGGATCAGGGCCTTGGTCGAACTGCGATTCGATGATCAAGGGCAATTGGCCCATGCCGTTGGAACAGTGCAGGATATTTCCGATCTCAAGCAAATCGAGTCTAACTTGCGCGAAAGCGATGAAAGACTAGAAATGGCTCTGGCAGGATCCAGTCTGGTCTTATGGGACTGGAACATTCCAGAGCGTAAAGTAACGGTCGGAAATCGCTGGCACGAATTGCTTGGATATAGTCAGGACGAACTGGGTAACGATGAAGATGACTGGATGAATTTGATCAATCCTAGCGACCAGGAATCCTTTAATAAGAAGCTTTCATCCCATCTGCAAGGAGAAACCGCCTGCTTCGAGAGCGAACACCGTTTGAGGCATAAGGACGGGCGTTGGGTTGCGGTCGAAGCAAGAGGCAAAGTTACCCTGAGAGACAAAGGTAACGCTCCGCTACGTATGGTCGGTACCATTTTGGACGTGACCCAGCGCAAGCGCCTGAACAAAGACGGCATTAGTTTGCTAAAGCAGATCGAAGCGCTCATACGTGAGACCTCAACCCCCTCGCCTGCCAAAGAAGTTAGAAGTAATGCCGCCGAAGCGCTAACGAAGCGGCAGCGCCAGATTCTCGGGTTAATTGCCATTGGAATGACCTCTGCAGAGATCGGTAAACAGTTGCACTTGTCTACACCGACCATTATCTCGCACCGCAGGAACCTGATGTCAAAGTTAGATCTTCACAGCACAGCCGAAGTCACACGCTTCGCGATCGATCATGGCCTGCTTGCGACCAAGTAG
- a CDS encoding methyl-accepting chemotaxis protein: MLNQTSDLLLFLIFVLAIIIADGIFLVSINNFTTLTQSIVLQNIVLIIFIWWLYRILVKKTVDEFERMVASSLSNDRINLTPQHYDGRLVTISLLNQAINRFKIACDEAIISIMSSAARLAPMSKELADSYSSHIQKSELQKLYSRTVANALSKMHDSGSIVYQQVDATNQVITKTQSRVKSCQTVFQNTALSMDQLASQIDHVSERVACLSAHSADIGKILDVIDSIADQTNLLALNAAIEAARAGEQGRGFAVVADEVRNLAKRTQNSTMEIQKAIEAIQNETGLVVERMKDGRDQASKTQHLATESWQELSGIENMVEEIFGNACEIFNAMEQQKQTATESQDAVDALVNLDSNALANFQLPHVSADDLTNLGEKLREKLQKFTVSQNNWNESLRTGNRSENESIQVKNCNHQESDDTTLFSE; the protein is encoded by the coding sequence ATGCTTAATCAAACTTCTGACCTACTTCTTTTTTTAATATTCGTGTTGGCAATCATAATAGCCGACGGTATATTTTTGGTTTCAATTAATAATTTTACGACGCTCACTCAATCAATCGTTCTTCAGAATATCGTATTGATTATTTTTATTTGGTGGTTATACCGAATTCTGGTGAAAAAAACAGTTGATGAATTTGAGAGGATGGTAGCGTCATCCTTATCGAATGACCGGATTAACCTCACCCCCCAGCATTATGATGGACGTCTTGTGACGATCAGCCTTTTAAATCAGGCTATCAATCGCTTTAAAATAGCCTGTGACGAAGCGATAATATCTATTATGAGCTCGGCTGCGCGGCTTGCGCCTATGTCGAAAGAATTAGCGGATAGTTATTCGTCTCATATACAAAAATCGGAACTACAAAAACTATATAGCCGGACCGTCGCGAATGCTCTGAGCAAGATGCATGATTCGGGTTCGATCGTATATCAACAAGTTGACGCCACGAATCAAGTGATCACAAAAACCCAATCCAGGGTTAAATCATGCCAAACTGTTTTTCAGAATACGGCGCTTAGTATGGATCAATTAGCTTCCCAGATTGATCACGTATCTGAAAGAGTCGCTTGTTTATCAGCACACAGTGCAGATATAGGTAAAATTCTTGATGTAATTGACAGCATTGCGGATCAAACAAATCTTTTAGCTTTAAATGCAGCAATCGAAGCCGCAAGGGCTGGTGAACAAGGACGAGGCTTTGCAGTGGTGGCTGACGAAGTCCGTAATCTTGCCAAGCGTACGCAAAATTCTACGATGGAAATTCAAAAAGCCATTGAAGCAATTCAGAATGAAACGGGTCTTGTCGTCGAGAGAATGAAGGATGGACGAGATCAAGCCAGTAAAACACAACACTTAGCCACTGAATCTTGGCAAGAGTTATCTGGTATTGAGAACATGGTGGAAGAAATATTCGGCAATGCTTGCGAAATATTTAACGCTATGGAGCAACAAAAGCAAACTGCGACAGAATCGCAAGACGCTGTAGATGCATTAGTTAATCTTGATTCGAATGCTTTGGCCAACTTTCAGTTGCCCCACGTTAGTGCCGATGATTTGACGAATTTGGGCGAGAAATTGCGGGAAAAACTGCAAAAATTTACTGTTTCGCAAAACAATTGGAACGAATCTTTAAGAACTGGAAATCGTTCTGAAAACGAATCGATACAAGTAAAGAATTGCAATCACCAAGAATCCGACGACACGACGCTTTTTTCTGAATAA
- a CDS encoding GGDEF domain-containing protein, translated as MQKNSSSIKSSTDILKQAIQFIGQHNITAIPINYTVSYEYCRGHHVLLRQAIDQAIVNKQPITNEAIQGWFDAFLLGYDLSELNKSHLDLNNIVDQLASTTTQAEEDVNQYDTSLKECKDELNETLDTSSLSSIVSSLLTSTTAMQIAMEQMKQQITASQCEIASLQDRLALVTIEAVTDPLTGLANRKGLSMAINESLSTALQSKNYPCLLLLDIDYFKKINDSFGHLVGDKAIKILADTLKKQLKGKDTAARYGGEEFAILLPETDLQNAWKVGENIRRVVESLRITRSNNHEEVFRMTISIGIARYQANQSINDLIELADNALYQSKNTGRNRVTIFETKL; from the coding sequence ATGCAAAAAAATAGCTCGTCAATCAAGTCCAGCACAGACATCCTAAAGCAAGCGATACAATTTATCGGCCAGCACAACATTACTGCGATACCTATAAACTACACAGTAAGTTACGAATATTGTCGTGGTCATCACGTTCTATTACGACAAGCAATTGATCAGGCCATCGTAAATAAGCAACCGATCACTAATGAAGCGATTCAGGGTTGGTTTGACGCTTTTTTGCTCGGTTATGATTTAAGTGAATTAAATAAATCGCATTTAGACCTGAATAACATCGTCGATCAATTGGCATCAACAACCACCCAGGCTGAAGAAGATGTCAACCAGTACGATACGTCGTTGAAAGAGTGTAAAGACGAATTAAATGAGACCTTAGATACATCATCGCTCTCGTCGATTGTTTCATCGTTGCTTACCAGCACCACTGCGATGCAGATTGCGATGGAACAAATGAAACAGCAAATTACCGCCAGTCAGTGCGAAATCGCTTCGTTACAAGATCGTTTAGCCTTGGTAACTATAGAAGCCGTAACAGACCCATTGACAGGTTTAGCCAATCGAAAAGGCTTATCGATGGCTATCAACGAATCGTTGAGTACTGCGCTTCAATCAAAAAATTATCCTTGTCTACTGTTGTTGGATATCGATTATTTTAAAAAAATAAACGATAGTTTCGGTCATTTGGTCGGCGATAAAGCCATAAAAATATTAGCAGATACGTTAAAGAAACAGCTCAAAGGCAAGGATACCGCGGCGCGTTACGGCGGTGAAGAGTTTGCAATTTTGCTGCCAGAAACTGACCTACAAAATGCTTGGAAAGTTGGAGAAAATATTCGGCGGGTTGTTGAGAGCTTGAGGATCACCAGGAGCAACAATCATGAGGAAGTTTTTCGTATGACCATTTCCATTGGCATAGCCCGCTATCAAGCTAATCAAAGCATTAACGACTTGATCGAACTGGCAGACAATGCGCTGTATCAATCCAAAAACACAGGGCGCAACCGAGTCACTATCTTCGAGACAAAACTTTAG
- a CDS encoding TonB-dependent receptor, with protein MFKNDCNQKNIRKRRIGALLPLGAVLCGTAFAAEPVPVDDQEVVMDDVKVKAARDKKINRFKAEKSSTGSKIEQDLRDIPQSISVVKKELIESQNAFNLTDALRNVSGLTIAAGEGGRTGDSITLRGFSANSDQYLDGVKDNGQYSRDTFFIEKAEVLKGASSILFGRGATGGVINQIAKKPTGNTGIKGNFTYGLYDFKRTTIDAETAYEDFAARLNVMYQDADSFRDYNYTNRWGIAPSFSLKLSPDTDLTMNLLHQQEDGVFDYGVPMWNGRPADVPVNTYYGFYDNRMMDTDANVATVALKHRFSDAFSVKNTVRYGDYERKYLTHLFSGNAATAGANAGTIARAQALRLSTQETIYNQTDFVLKKPLFGFNNTLMFGSEFGWEEYTFKNKNSTGVSRVSVFDPVLTGSVGAGLASNFSGTLNTNRLTRAQTYAGYLMDEFEINPQWKLVGGSRYDVFEAQQDDFLNSANSFNTKVTQFSPRGGVVWQPTNWQSYYFSYGKSFNPSAESLSLSARSANLPPEQNNNYEIGAKLDLFDGKLSATAALFRLEKTNARTTSATDPNLQELSGAQRTDGFELGLAGEVLPNWDLSATYAYLDAEVVSSNNSAVGSVSGQTKSYQGMRMVNVPKHSGVVWSTYHLTDNWEVGGGVYYATDRYADSVNEAVLPGYARLDAMVAYHQKHYDVQLNVFNLTDTVYYESGRTNSALPGTPVSGQLTVSFKY; from the coding sequence ATGTTCAAGAATGACTGTAATCAGAAGAATATCCGCAAAAGGCGAATCGGCGCATTGTTACCGCTGGGCGCCGTGCTGTGCGGGACGGCCTTTGCCGCCGAACCCGTTCCAGTAGACGACCAGGAAGTCGTCATGGATGATGTCAAGGTCAAGGCCGCCCGCGATAAAAAAATAAACCGTTTCAAAGCCGAAAAATCCAGTACCGGCAGTAAAATAGAACAAGACTTGCGCGACATTCCGCAATCGATCAGCGTGGTTAAAAAAGAACTGATCGAATCGCAAAACGCCTTTAACCTGACCGACGCCCTGCGCAACGTCAGCGGCTTGACTATAGCTGCCGGCGAAGGCGGACGCACCGGCGATTCCATCACTTTGCGCGGCTTTTCCGCCAATTCCGACCAGTATCTGGACGGCGTCAAAGACAACGGCCAATACAGCCGCGACACCTTCTTTATCGAGAAAGCCGAAGTTCTGAAAGGCGCCTCGTCGATATTATTCGGCCGCGGCGCCACCGGCGGGGTAATTAACCAGATCGCTAAAAAACCCACCGGCAACACCGGGATTAAAGGCAACTTCACCTACGGTTTGTACGATTTCAAACGCACCACTATCGATGCCGAGACCGCTTACGAGGATTTTGCCGCCAGGCTGAATGTGATGTACCAGGATGCCGACTCCTTCCGCGATTATAATTACACCAACCGCTGGGGCATTGCGCCGTCGTTTTCCCTCAAACTCTCGCCGGACACGGATTTGACCATGAATCTGTTACACCAGCAGGAGGACGGTGTATTCGATTACGGCGTGCCGATGTGGAACGGCCGGCCGGCGGACGTACCCGTCAATACCTACTACGGTTTTTACGACAACCGCATGATGGACACCGATGCCAATGTCGCCACCGTCGCTTTAAAGCACCGTTTCTCGGACGCCTTTTCAGTAAAAAACACCGTGCGTTACGGCGATTACGAACGCAAGTATTTAACGCATTTGTTCTCGGGTAACGCGGCCACGGCCGGTGCCAACGCAGGCACCATCGCTCGCGCACAGGCGCTGCGGCTCAGCACCCAGGAAACGATTTACAACCAGACCGATTTCGTACTGAAAAAACCGCTGTTCGGCTTCAATAACACCCTGATGTTCGGCAGCGAATTCGGTTGGGAAGAGTATACGTTTAAGAACAAGAATTCGACCGGCGTCAGCCGGGTATCGGTTTTCGATCCGGTACTGACAGGCAGCGTCGGCGCGGGACTGGCCAGCAATTTTAGCGGCACGCTGAACACCAACCGCCTCACCCGTGCGCAAACCTATGCCGGCTACTTGATGGATGAATTCGAAATCAACCCGCAATGGAAACTGGTGGGGGGTAGCCGTTACGATGTATTCGAAGCCCAACAGGACGATTTCTTAAACAGTGCCAATAGCTTTAACACCAAAGTCACTCAATTCAGTCCGCGGGGCGGCGTGGTCTGGCAACCGACCAATTGGCAGTCATATTACTTTAGCTATGGCAAATCGTTTAATCCGTCGGCGGAAAGCCTGAGCCTATCCGCCCGCAGTGCCAATCTGCCGCCGGAGCAAAACAACAATTACGAAATCGGCGCCAAACTGGATTTGTTCGACGGCAAGCTATCCGCCACCGCTGCGCTGTTCCGGCTGGAAAAGACCAACGCCCGCACCACTTCGGCCACCGATCCCAATTTGCAGGAACTCAGCGGCGCGCAGCGTACGGACGGTTTCGAACTGGGTCTGGCCGGGGAAGTCCTGCCCAATTGGGATTTATCGGCAACTTACGCTTATCTCGACGCGGAAGTGGTCTCTTCCAATAACAGCGCGGTCGGTTCGGTAAGCGGTCAAACCAAATCCTACCAAGGCATGAGAATGGTCAACGTACCCAAACATAGCGGTGTGGTCTGGAGCACTTATCACTTGACCGACAACTGGGAAGTCGGCGGCGGCGTCTACTACGCAACCGACCGTTATGCCGATAGCGTCAACGAAGCGGTTCTGCCGGGCTATGCGCGTCTGGATGCCATGGTGGCCTATCATCAAAAGCATTACGACGTGCAGCTGAACGTCTTTAACTTGACCGATACGGTTTACTACGAATCGGGTAGAACCAACTCGGCGCTGCCCGGTACGCCGGTTTCCGGGCAATTGACCGTCAGTTTTAAATATTAA